The following is a genomic window from Desulfofarcimen acetoxidans DSM 771.
TCCAACCCTGCAAAATCTAGCAAAAGGTACAGTATCAAAAATACTTTCAGCAAACAAAGTTAAGCCACATAAAATTAAATATTACTTGGAAAAAAGGGATCCAGAATTTGAACAAAAAATGGCTAACGTGTTATATGTCTATAAAGAAGTTGAAATGGTATCAAAAAATGATGAACAATCAATGTATGCTTATATATCATATGATGAAAAACCCGGTATTCAAGCTATAGAAAATATTGCTCCGGATCTTTCTCCTTCTCCTGGAACGTATTCATGTCTTGCTCGTGATTATGAATATGTTCGCCATGGTACACTTAGTCTCATGGCCGGTATTGATTTGGTAACAGGTCATATCTTAGCTCAAGTAGAAGACCGCCATCGTAGTATTGAGTTTGTAGAGTTTCTAAAAATGATAAGTGAGTACTACAAAGATATAGAGAAAATAGTAATTATATTGGACAACCACTCCGCTCATATTTCAAAAGAAACAAGGGCTTATCTTAGTACTGTCCCAAATCGTTTTGAATTTGTTTTTACACCAAAACATGGATCCTGGTTGAACTTAATTGAATCATTTTTTGGCAAAATGGCTAAATCAATGCTGAGGGCTATTAGGGTAAAAACTAAAGAAGAATTAAAAGATAGAATTTACAAATATATAAAAGAAATTAATGATTGTCCTACTGTTTACCGCTGGAAGTACAAAATGGATGATATTGAAATAATTTAAATTATTAGTAGAAATTATATTATTTAACTAGCTTATTGATATGTTAATTAGGAATCGTTCTACTAGATCAATATACTGCTACCGGGGATAAACCGGCAACATGGTCTATAAATAGCGGTGTATTGACCTGTACCGGAGGAACGGAGGCTTTTCTTTTAAAAAATGAACTTGTTTTAAGTGACTTCGAGTTAGAGGCTACAACGGATCAGTCTGCCAGAGGATTACTTGCCGGTAGATACCAGGATATTAATAATTATTACTATGTGGCATTGGTTGACAATACTGATTATGCTGACGGCAAGGGTTATATTAATGTCGCCAGACGGGTTAATGGTGTGGGTTCGGAAATAGCTTATGCAAGAATAGACTTTCCTCGCGGCACTGCTAAAAAGGTAAAGGCCGCATTTTATGGAAGTACCATTGAAGTGTGGTTTGATGGTATAAGAGTTATAAGCACGAATGATACGTCCTTTGCTGGGGGTGCTGTTGGAATAAGACAAAACTCGCCTAATCCCAGTACAACGACAAGGGTATTAGACTTTAAGGTATATTATGCAAGTAAGGGTATTTTGATTGAAACTGCAACGCAAAACATGGTAACCCCGTCTCAGGGTACTGTTGAAACGGACTTATCGGGTATTTCTAGCTGGTTTCAATATGGCCAGGGTTCTCTTGTAAGGGATACGACTACTAGCTGGCAGGGGAGTGCTTCGGCAAAGATAACCTCAACATATAACGGCACTCAATTCTGTACCCTGCAAATGGCCTGCTATGGTAGTTGGATTCCTGTAACTGCAGGACAAACTTACACATTTTCAACTTACACCAAGATGAATGTTGCAAACAGGTCATTGGTTGCAACTGTATGGTTTTTTGACAGTAGCAATAATAGGGTGGGCAACGCGGCTTATGGGCCGACATGCCCCTCTACTACCTGCTGGAATAGATTATCATTAACTTTTACCGTTCCTTCGGGGGTGGTAAATATTTATTGTGAAATAGCATGTCAAGACATGCAAAACGGAGACAGCCTTTGGGGTGACGGTGCTCAAGTTGAGCCGAGGACTTACCCGACTTCATGGCATATGCCTTGGTGGGGATGGCGACAAACGGATTACCTATCAATACCAACAGCAGGCATTATGGCTGCGTCGCAGGGAACTGTAGAAATGACTGTTTACATTGACCCTAAGACGGTACACAATACGAACAACGATTGGAACATGCCTTTTGCGGTTGTCACAAGACAAGAATCTCCATATGCGGAGAAGAATCAATTTTCCATTCGGCGTAGTATAGGCACATTAAGCTGGGCATTGTGGGTTAGTAACTCCTCTGGCTCGGTTAGCACGATAGGCTTTGGTGACATAACAACCCCAGGCACATATAACTTTGCGTTTAAGTGGGTGTCCGGTGTCGGTGTATATACTTACCTTAACGGAGTATTGAAAAG
Proteins encoded in this region:
- a CDS encoding IS630 family transposase, whose amino-acid sequence is MPFISQRAKLDLTTEEINRLEKIIHSRTESVSHIERAKMFLLYHQGETIASIGRILETNRAKVERHIDKILQFGLDIALNDLPRSGRPDTITKEDKAWLVSLACQKPKEFGYSYELWTTDLLAKHARNHCVENGHPTLQNLAKGTVSKILSANKVKPHKIKYYLEKRDPEFEQKMANVLYVYKEVEMVSKNDEQSMYAYISYDEKPGIQAIENIAPDLSPSPGTYSCLARDYEYVRHGTLSLMAGIDLVTGHILAQVEDRHRSIEFVEFLKMISEYYKDIEKIVIILDNHSAHISKETRAYLSTVPNRFEFVFTPKHGSWLNLIESFFGKMAKSMLRAIRVKTKEELKDRIYKYIKEINDCPTVYRWKYKMDDIEII